The nucleotide sequence GAATAACTCCATAATCAGCAGTTCGGTAGCTACTAAGGGCGGGCAGGGACTCTATGGCTGGTGTGGGCATATTGCGGCATGTGGGGCGCCTTAATTTTAAAAATGCCGCCATAAAGAACTGCCTCTGACAATAAATCGTCAGTTAAGGCATTTTTTTGGCAGGGAGGGATTGTGCGTTTAGTGGGTGGCAATATGCCTTTCAGCCATAGTGTCTTTTTTTGGTTACCTTTTTTGGACAAGCAAAAAAGGTAAGAAAAGGTGGAGAATGAGCTTTAGGTGACATTAGCTCATTAAGGTTATTAAAGATATATTGATGATGCGGTTACCTATTAAGTCGACGGTGCTCTCACCGTCAGGTCTAGTATCACTCCGCCACAAACAGCCTATACAGCTTACCGCCAACAGATTGCCGCGGCATTTTTTCATAAGAAACTTAAGGATGATTCGATGATATGATGATGCAATGATATATAACCTGTCATTCCGACGCAGGAGGAATCTGTTAGACGCTAGCACCTACCATTGTAAAGACACTCACACTGTTGTTTTAATACTAACAGCCAAAACTTACGATAACCTCCAAACTGGTAAGAGCCAAAAAGCAGACAAAAAGAATAACTCCATAATCAGCAGTCCGGTAGCTACTAAGGGCGGGGAGGGACTCTATGGCTGGTGTGGGCATATTGCGGCTTGTGGGGTTCCGGATTTTTAAAAATGCCGCCATAAAGAACTGCCTTTGACAATAAATCGTCAGTTAAGGCATTTTTTTGGCAGGGAGGGACTGTGCGTTTAGTGGGTGGCAATATGCCTTTCAGCCATAGTGTCTTTTTTTGGTTACCTTTTTTGGACAAGCAAAAAAGGTAAGAAAAGGTGGAGAATGAGCTTTAGGTGACATTAGCTCATTAAGGTTATTAAAGATATATATTGATGATGCGGTTACCTATTAAGTCGACGGTGCTCTCACTGTCAGGTCTAGTATCACTCCGCCACAAACAACCTATACAGCTTACCGCCAACAGATTGCCGCGGCTTTTTTTTATAAGAAGCTATGTCAGGATGACACCACGGTTGGGGGGTACCCTACTTTTGTGGCTTGTTGGTGAAAACACCAACAAGGGGGGGATTTACAGACAGATCCCTCCTGCGTCGGGATGGCACTGCACATATATACTTTACTCCACTTTCTTAATACTTTCAGAGTTTACGCAATAACGCAGCCCACTGGGTTCAGGGCCGTCTGGGAATATGTGGCCAAGGTGGCAGTCGCAGGTGTTGCACATGATCTCGACCCGTTTCATTCCAAAACTGTTGTCTACTTCATATTTCACGGCATTGGGCTTTACCGGCTGTGTGAAACTTGGCCATCCTGAGTGTGAATCGTATTTTTCAGCAGAATCAAAAAGTAATGTGCCGCAGCAAATGCATGCATACTTCCCTGGGCCATGGGCTTCGCAGTACTGGCCTGAGTAGGGGCTTTCTGTGCCTTTCTTGCGGGCTATGTTGTATTGTTCCGGTGTTAATAACCCCTTCCATTCCTCTTCGCTTTTCTCTATTCTTTGGTCAGGTTTAGGGTTTCCTTTTTGGGTAAAATGTATAATGTCGTTCCAGCGTAACATATCAATAGGGTTTAATACTAGTGGGAACACATAATAACACTATTTGTTTTAGGTTCAAAATTTTGGGGAAGCCGGTTATATGTTCGCTGGTTTTAAAAAGCGGACTCCATGTGCCTTTATAGGTATTTCTACCATGCCATTGTTGCTTTTGAGATCCTCTCTATGGAGAATGTCCGCATAATGGCTTGATGCTTCAATTTTGATGCTTGCTGGTTGTTCACCGAAATTGACCATTACGATAATTTCTTCATCTCCTTTCGCTCTGATATACGAAACGATTGATTTTGGTCCAGAAACTTCAAATTCTTTTAGTTCTCCACCTCTTTAGGATGGGTGGGCTTTTCTTAGAGAAATAAGGGTCTGGTAGAATTCATAAAGGGAAGTGTCACCTTGTGTCCTGATTTTTTTATTCCTTTCAAAGGTGGCTGCCCCGTCATAAGGGTGGATGTCTACACCGATTTCCTGTCCATTGTATAACATAGGCATCCCCGGCAAAGAGAAAATTAACGCTGCTGCCATTTTGGTTTTTGCTGCACCATGCTGCTCTATAAACCGCGCATGGTCGTTGTTTTCTATAAATCTAAGTTTTCTGTGAGGGTACTGGCTTGAGAATATAGAGTTTTTAAATATATGAGCAGCTTTTTCAGGGTCGGGGTTGTTGAAGATGGTTGTTCCACTGGCGTAATCATACTCCCACACCCATTGCGAGACCCAATTCGTGTCGGCGGTCCAGTCGTAGGCTGCATCAAAACCAGCTTGGTAAATACCGAGATCTGCACCCTTGGCTTCTGCCAGTAGGAGCAGGTCGGGGTTTAGCTTTTTAAGTTCCTGGTTCATGGTTTTGATAAAATCAGGATTCCTCGCCAGAACACCCCAAATAGCATCAAAGCGGTAGCCGTCTATATCGTATTTGTTGACCCAGTGCTTCAAATGGTTTAATATCCAGTATTGTACTTTGGGATTGTCATAGTTTAGGTTTACCAGGTCTTCCCAAAAGTAGACAATGAACCCGGC is from Cytophagaceae bacterium ABcell3 and encodes:
- a CDS encoding alpha-amylase family glycosyl hydrolase; its protein translation is MLDVVINHTSIYHPYAQHCIKKGSKSRYYDYYQQRKDSKPYASFYKKTKAGFIVYFWEDLVNLNYDNPKVQYWILNHLKHWVNKYDIDGYRFDAIWGVLARNPDFIKTMNQELKKLNPDLLLLAEAKGADLGIYQAGFDAAYDWTADTNWVSQWVWEYDYASGTTIFNNPDPEKAAHIFKNSIFSSQYPHRKLRFIENNDHARFIEQHGAAKTKMAAALIFSLPGMPMLYNGQEIGVDIHPYDGAATFERNKKIRTQGDTSLYEFYQTLISLRKAHPS
- the msrB gene encoding peptide-methionine (R)-S-oxide reductase MsrB, yielding MLRWNDIIHFTQKGNPKPDQRIEKSEEEWKGLLTPEQYNIARKKGTESPYSGQYCEAHGPGKYACICCGTLLFDSAEKYDSHSGWPSFTQPVKPNAVKYEVDNSFGMKRVEIMCNTCDCHLGHIFPDGPEPSGLRYCVNSESIKKVE